The Acinetobacter lwoffii genomic sequence GCATGCAGAATATGGCGGTGTAGTTCCAGAGCTGGCGTCACGTGATCATGTGCGTAAACTGATTCCACTTATCAATGAGCTGCTTGAACAGAGCGGCGTGAAAAAATCAGAAATTGATGCAGTCGCATATACCCGTGGCCCGGGTCTGATGGGCGCACTCATGACCGGTGCATTGTTTGGTCGTACTTTGGCCTTTGCGCTGAATAAACCCGCAATTGGTGTGCATCATATGGAAGGTCATATGCTGGCACCTTTATTGTCAGAAACTCCGCCTGAGTTTCCATTTGTCGCATTGTTGGTATCGGGTGGACATTCTCAGCTCATGGCTGCTTATGGCATTGGCCAGTATGAACTCTTGGGTGAATCCATTGATGATGCGGCAGGCGAAGCATTTGATAAAGTCGCGAAGATGATGGGTCTGCCGTATCCGGGTGGCCCGAATATTTCCAAACTGGCAGAGCAGGGCGATCCAAATGCATTTGCATTCCCGCGACCAATGCTGCATCAAGGTTTAGAATTTTCATTCAGTGGTCTAAAAACCGCAGTTTCTGTACAAATGAAAAAACTCGGTGATGAAAACCGCGATGCCGATATCGCTGCCAGTTTTCAGGAAGCCATTGTCGATACTCTGGTGAAAAAGTCGGTGAAAGCACTGAAGCAAACGGGGCTTAAACGCCTGGTGATTGCGGGCGGTGTTAGTGCCAACAAGCGTTTACGTGAGCGTTTAGAAGCAGATTTAGCCAAGATTCGTGCATCTGTTTATTATGCTGAACCTGCACTCTGTACAGACAATGGTGCCATGATTGCTTTTGCGGGCTATCAGCGTCTCAAAGCAGGACAGCATGATGGCTT encodes the following:
- the tsaD gene encoding tRNA (adenosine(37)-N6)-threonylcarbamoyltransferase complex transferase subunit TsaD; protein product: MIVLGLETSCDETGLALYDSELGLRGQVLYSQIKLHAEYGGVVPELASRDHVRKLIPLINELLEQSGVKKSEIDAVAYTRGPGLMGALMTGALFGRTLAFALNKPAIGVHHMEGHMLAPLLSETPPEFPFVALLVSGGHSQLMAAYGIGQYELLGESIDDAAGEAFDKVAKMMGLPYPGGPNISKLAEQGDPNAFAFPRPMLHQGLEFSFSGLKTAVSVQMKKLGDENRDADIAASFQEAIVDTLVKKSVKALKQTGLKRLVIAGGVSANKRLRERLEADLAKIRASVYYAEPALCTDNGAMIAFAGYQRLKAGQHDGLAVTTTPRWPMTELTNPTEA